In one Balaenoptera ricei isolate mBalRic1 chromosome 20, mBalRic1.hap2, whole genome shotgun sequence genomic region, the following are encoded:
- the ZNF286A gene encoding zinc finger protein 286A isoform X2 → MDFTPEEWGRLDPAQRDVMLENYRNLVSLWLPVSKPENHNLENGKEPLMLERKAPKSSCSDSETRPGSKDSTSVQDFSKEESCQVAVIDRLTRNGVYDSNLETTLACENRLENQQGNQERRLREMFTHMNSLPEERAHEHDVYWKNLSQKSVLLTQDRVPKGSCAFHTLEKRLKQKSTLMKKQRTYKEKKPHKCNDCGELFTYHSVLIRHQRVHTGEKPYSCTECGKSFSHRANLTKHQRTHTRILFECSECKKAFTESASLAIHQRIHIGERPYECSECGKGFNRSTHLVQHQLIHTGVKPYECNECDKAFIHSSALIKHQRTHTGEKPYKCQECGKAFSHCSSLTKHQRVHTGEKPYECSECGKTFSQSTHLVQHQRIHTGEKPYECNECGKTFSRSSNFAKHQRIHIGKKPYKCNECGKAFIHSSALIQHQRTHTGEKPYRCNECGKSFKCSSSLIRHQRIHTEEQP, encoded by the exons ATGGACTTTACCCCAGAGGAGTGGGGGAGGCTGGATCCTGCACAGAGGGACGTGATGCTGGAGAACTACAGGAACCTGGTCTCGCTCT GGCTTCCAGTTTCCAAACCTGAGAACCACAATTTGGAGAATGGAAAAGAACCATTGATGCTTGAGAGAAAAGCCCCCAAAAGCAGCTGTTCAG ACTCAGAGACTAGACCCGGGAGCAAAGATTCAACTTCAGTGcaagatttttccaaagaagaatcaTGCCAGGTTGCAGTCATAGACAGGCTGACAAGGAATGGTGTCTATGACTCCAACTTGGAAACAACTCTCGCATGTGAAAACCGGTTAGAGAATCAGCAAGGAAATCAGGAGAGACGCTTGAGAGAAATGTTCACCCACATGAATTCACTCCCGGAAGAGAGAGCTCATGAGCATGATGTTTACTGGAAAAACTTGAGTCAGAAGTCAGTACTTCTCACTCAAGACAGAGTTCCCAAAGGATCCTGTGCCTTCCATACCCTTGAAAAAAGATTGAAACAGAAATCAACcttaatgaaaaagcagaggacctACAAAGAGAAGAAACCTCATAAATGTAATGACTGTGGTGAGCTCTTCACTTACCATTCAGTGCTCATTCGACACCAGAGAGTCCATACCGGGGAAAAACCCTACAGCTGCACCGAGTGTGGGAAGTCTTTCAGCCACAGGGCGAATTTAACTAAACATCAGAGAACTCACACTAGAATTCTCTTCGAGTGCAGCGAATGCAAGAAGGCCTTCACAGAAAGCGCATCCCTTGCAATACATCAGAGGATTCACATTGGAGAGAGACCATATGAGTGCAGTGAGTGTGGGAAAGGCTTTAATCGAAGTACACACCTTGTGCAGCACCAGCTGATCCACACAGGGGTGAAGCCTTATGAATGCAACGAGTGTGATAAAGCCTTCATTCATTCTTCAGCACTCATTAAACATCAAagaactcacactggagagaaaccctataaatgtcaggaatgtgggaaagcctttagcCACTGCTCATCCCTTACCAAACATCAGAGGGTTCATACCGGAGAAAAACCCTACGAATGTAGTGAATGTGGAAAAACCTTCAGTCAGAGCACACATCTTGTTcagcatcagagaattcacaccggagagaaaccctatgagtgtaacgaatgtgggaaaaccttcagCCGGAGCTCAAATTTTGCTAAACATCAAAGAATTCATATTGGGAAGAAACCATACAAATGTAACGAATGCGGAAaagccttcattcattcatcagcccTTATTCAACACCAGAGAACTCATACTGGGGAGAAACCCTATAGGTGTAACGAATGTGGAAAAAGCTTTAAGTGCAGTTCATCCCTCATCAGACATCAAAGGATTCACACGGAAGAGCAGCCCTGA
- the ZNF286A gene encoding zinc finger protein 286A isoform X1, producing the protein METDMAEMPGKSAPSSQDSPFSQEKRTEEGEVAALRLTARSQASVTFKDVAMDFTPEEWGRLDPAQRDVMLENYRNLVSLWLPVSKPENHNLENGKEPLMLERKAPKSSCSDSETRPGSKDSTSVQDFSKEESCQVAVIDRLTRNGVYDSNLETTLACENRLENQQGNQERRLREMFTHMNSLPEERAHEHDVYWKNLSQKSVLLTQDRVPKGSCAFHTLEKRLKQKSTLMKKQRTYKEKKPHKCNDCGELFTYHSVLIRHQRVHTGEKPYSCTECGKSFSHRANLTKHQRTHTRILFECSECKKAFTESASLAIHQRIHIGERPYECSECGKGFNRSTHLVQHQLIHTGVKPYECNECDKAFIHSSALIKHQRTHTGEKPYKCQECGKAFSHCSSLTKHQRVHTGEKPYECSECGKTFSQSTHLVQHQRIHTGEKPYECNECGKTFSRSSNFAKHQRIHIGKKPYKCNECGKAFIHSSALIQHQRTHTGEKPYRCNECGKSFKCSSSLIRHQRIHTEEQP; encoded by the exons GCATCAGTGACGTTCAAGGATGTGGCCATGGACTTTACCCCAGAGGAGTGGGGGAGGCTGGATCCTGCACAGAGGGACGTGATGCTGGAGAACTACAGGAACCTGGTCTCGCTCT GGCTTCCAGTTTCCAAACCTGAGAACCACAATTTGGAGAATGGAAAAGAACCATTGATGCTTGAGAGAAAAGCCCCCAAAAGCAGCTGTTCAG ACTCAGAGACTAGACCCGGGAGCAAAGATTCAACTTCAGTGcaagatttttccaaagaagaatcaTGCCAGGTTGCAGTCATAGACAGGCTGACAAGGAATGGTGTCTATGACTCCAACTTGGAAACAACTCTCGCATGTGAAAACCGGTTAGAGAATCAGCAAGGAAATCAGGAGAGACGCTTGAGAGAAATGTTCACCCACATGAATTCACTCCCGGAAGAGAGAGCTCATGAGCATGATGTTTACTGGAAAAACTTGAGTCAGAAGTCAGTACTTCTCACTCAAGACAGAGTTCCCAAAGGATCCTGTGCCTTCCATACCCTTGAAAAAAGATTGAAACAGAAATCAACcttaatgaaaaagcagaggacctACAAAGAGAAGAAACCTCATAAATGTAATGACTGTGGTGAGCTCTTCACTTACCATTCAGTGCTCATTCGACACCAGAGAGTCCATACCGGGGAAAAACCCTACAGCTGCACCGAGTGTGGGAAGTCTTTCAGCCACAGGGCGAATTTAACTAAACATCAGAGAACTCACACTAGAATTCTCTTCGAGTGCAGCGAATGCAAGAAGGCCTTCACAGAAAGCGCATCCCTTGCAATACATCAGAGGATTCACATTGGAGAGAGACCATATGAGTGCAGTGAGTGTGGGAAAGGCTTTAATCGAAGTACACACCTTGTGCAGCACCAGCTGATCCACACAGGGGTGAAGCCTTATGAATGCAACGAGTGTGATAAAGCCTTCATTCATTCTTCAGCACTCATTAAACATCAAagaactcacactggagagaaaccctataaatgtcaggaatgtgggaaagcctttagcCACTGCTCATCCCTTACCAAACATCAGAGGGTTCATACCGGAGAAAAACCCTACGAATGTAGTGAATGTGGAAAAACCTTCAGTCAGAGCACACATCTTGTTcagcatcagagaattcacaccggagagaaaccctatgagtgtaacgaatgtgggaaaaccttcagCCGGAGCTCAAATTTTGCTAAACATCAAAGAATTCATATTGGGAAGAAACCATACAAATGTAACGAATGCGGAAaagccttcattcattcatcagcccTTATTCAACACCAGAGAACTCATACTGGGGAGAAACCCTATAGGTGTAACGAATGTGGAAAAAGCTTTAAGTGCAGTTCATCCCTCATCAGACATCAAAGGATTCACACGGAAGAGCAGCCCTGA